The following coding sequences lie in one Mesorhizobium sp. NZP2298 genomic window:
- a CDS encoding sarcosine oxidase subunit beta, which yields MKKYSVFAIAREAMRGHKGWEEQWSSPEPKKEYDVIIVGAGGHGLATAYYLATVHGITNVAVLEKGWLGGGNTGRNTTIIRSNYLYDESAGIYDHALKLWDGLSQELNYNVMYSARGVMMLAHNVHDIQVLKRHVHANRLNGIDNEWLTPEQAQEFCPPLNISKDARYPVVGAALQRRGGTARHDAVAWGYARGASARGVHIIQNCEVTGVKRAPNGAVMGVDTTRGFIGAKKVGVVAAGHSSVIMNMAGVRMPLESYPLQALVSEPVKPVVPCVVMSNTVHAYISQSDKGELVIGAGTDQYVSYSQTGGLHILQHTLDAICEMFPIFTRMKMLRSWGGIVDVTPDRSPILAKTPVPGLYVNCGWGTGGFKATPGSGHVFAHTIARDDPHPINAPFTIERFRTGRLIDEAAAAAVAH from the coding sequence TTGAAAAAATATTCGGTATTCGCCATCGCCCGCGAGGCCATGCGCGGCCACAAGGGCTGGGAGGAACAATGGTCCTCGCCTGAGCCCAAGAAGGAATACGACGTCATCATCGTCGGCGCCGGCGGCCACGGCCTGGCCACCGCCTATTACCTCGCCACGGTGCACGGCATCACCAATGTCGCGGTGCTGGAAAAGGGCTGGCTCGGCGGCGGCAATACCGGCCGCAACACCACCATCATCCGCTCCAACTATCTCTATGACGAGAGCGCCGGGATTTACGACCATGCGCTGAAGCTGTGGGATGGGCTTTCCCAGGAGCTCAACTACAACGTCATGTATTCGGCGCGGGGCGTCATGATGCTCGCCCACAATGTGCACGACATCCAGGTGCTGAAGCGCCATGTCCATGCCAACCGGCTGAACGGCATCGACAATGAGTGGCTGACACCGGAGCAGGCGCAGGAATTCTGCCCGCCGCTCAACATCTCGAAGGACGCACGCTACCCGGTCGTCGGGGCTGCCCTGCAGCGCCGCGGCGGCACGGCGCGCCACGACGCCGTTGCCTGGGGCTATGCGCGCGGCGCCTCGGCGCGCGGCGTCCACATCATCCAGAATTGTGAGGTCACCGGCGTCAAGCGCGCGCCGAATGGCGCGGTCATGGGTGTCGACACGACGCGAGGCTTCATCGGCGCCAAGAAGGTCGGCGTGGTGGCCGCGGGCCATTCCTCGGTCATCATGAACATGGCCGGCGTGCGCATGCCGCTGGAAAGCTATCCGCTGCAGGCGCTGGTTTCCGAGCCGGTCAAGCCGGTCGTGCCTTGCGTGGTGATGTCGAACACGGTGCACGCCTATATCTCGCAGTCCGACAAGGGCGAGCTGGTGATCGGCGCCGGCACCGACCAGTACGTCTCCTATTCGCAGACCGGCGGCCTGCACATCTTGCAGCACACGCTGGACGCCATCTGCGAGATGTTCCCGATCTTCACGCGCATGAAGATGCTGCGCTCCTGGGGCGGCATTGTCGACGTGACGCCCGACCGCTCGCCGATCCTGGCCAAGACGCCGGTGCCCGGCCTCTATGTCAATTGCGGCTGGGGCACGGGCGGCTTCAAGGCGACACCTGGTTCGGGCCATGTCTTTGCCCACACCATCGCCAGGGACGATCCGCATCCGATCAACGCGCCCTTCACCATCGAACGCTTCCGCACTGGCCGGCTCATCGACGAGGCGGCTGCGGCGGCTGTGGCGCACTGA
- a CDS encoding sarcosine oxidase subunit delta — translation MLLIRCPYCEEERPELEFRNAGEAHIARSANIAGESDDDFEKFFFIRSNPKGIIYERWRHMHGCARFFNAVRDTVTDKFLMTYKAGEPKPAKLPKNSNEVVAK, via the coding sequence ATGCTTCTCATCCGCTGCCCCTATTGCGAGGAAGAGCGCCCGGAACTCGAATTCCGCAACGCCGGCGAGGCGCATATAGCGCGCTCGGCCAACATTGCCGGCGAGAGCGACGACGACTTCGAGAAGTTCTTCTTCATCCGCTCGAACCCCAAGGGCATCATCTATGAGCGCTGGCGGCACATGCATGGCTGCGCGCGCTTCTTCAATGCCGTGCGCGACACCGTCACCGACAAGTTCCTCATGACTTACAAGGCCGGCGAACCCAAACCCGCCAAGCTGCCCAAAAACTCCAACGAAGTGGTTGCCAAATGA
- a CDS encoding sarcosine oxidase subunit alpha: MSGAFRIPGAGRLSQAKTVRFSFDGQSHTGIEGDTLASALLANGVHLVGRSFKYHRPRGFLSAGAEEPNALVQIVRDDARKTPNVRATVQELYDGLAANSQNRWPSLSFDVGAVNDLASPMFSAGFYYKTFMWPKAAWKSLYEPKIREAAGLGVSPDKPDPDHYSSRYAHCDVLVLGGGAAGIAAALAAAETGVRVILADEQAEFGGSLRFETGAKIDGQNGFAWAQATVAKLAAMDNVRVLSRTTAFGYYAQNFVGLVERVSDHLKAPGHDLPRERLWQVRAKRVVLASGAIERHMVFANNDRPGIMLAGAARTFLNQYGVAVGRNVGVYTANDSAYAAAIDLKKAGVNVAAIVDLRDNPTGPVIDEARALGIEINFGRAVIRAGGKLRVSSMTVQPKNGGGERTIPVDAILMSAGWTPSVHLFSQSRGKVAFNDETKRFVPGTYAQDCVSVGACNGTDGLSATVDEAYAAGAKAARDAGAKDSSAKAGKGTKPKVDASESWSRGMLGAAPGAGPDTTVKAFVDFQNDVTAKDIRQAVHEGMRSIEHVKRFTTNGMATDQGKTSNMHGLAIAAETLGKPIPEVGLTTFRAPYTPVTFGAIVSHARGPLFDPTRRTATHPWAEAQGAVFEDVGQWKRAWYFPRAGEDMHAAVDRECVAVRTTAGLFDASTLGKIEVVGPDAAKFMELLYTNPWEKLEPGRCRYGIMLREDGFIYDDGVVGRLAPDRFHVTTTTGGAPRVMNHMEDYLQTEFPHLNVWLTSITEQWAVIAVQGPKSRDIIAPLVEGIDMSDEALPHMSVREGRICGVPTRLFRMSFTGERGFEVNVPADYGQAVWEALWAEGQKHGAAAYGTEAMHVLRAEKGYIIVGQDTDGTVTPNDAGLDWAVGKKKADFVGIRGMARPDLVAKGRKQLVGLKTKDPKVVLEEGAQIVEDPKQAIPMKMIGHVTSSYWSQNCGRSIALALVAGGRDRMGDTLYVPMPNGVIEVEVTGMVFFDETGGRLNG; encoded by the coding sequence ATGAGCGGCGCGTTCCGCATTCCGGGCGCCGGTCGCCTCAGCCAGGCCAAGACCGTGCGGTTCAGCTTCGACGGCCAGTCCCATACCGGCATCGAGGGGGATACGCTGGCGTCCGCACTGCTTGCCAATGGCGTGCATCTGGTCGGCCGCTCGTTCAAATATCACCGCCCGCGCGGCTTCCTGTCCGCCGGCGCTGAAGAGCCTAACGCGCTGGTGCAGATCGTACGGGACGATGCGCGCAAGACGCCGAATGTTCGCGCTACCGTCCAGGAACTCTATGACGGGCTCGCCGCCAACTCGCAGAACCGCTGGCCGTCGCTGTCCTTCGACGTCGGCGCGGTCAACGATTTGGCGTCGCCGATGTTTTCGGCCGGCTTCTACTACAAGACCTTCATGTGGCCGAAAGCGGCCTGGAAGAGCCTTTACGAGCCCAAGATCCGCGAAGCCGCCGGCCTTGGTGTGTCTCCGGACAAGCCTGATCCCGACCATTATTCCTCGCGCTACGCGCATTGCGACGTGCTGGTGCTGGGCGGTGGTGCCGCCGGCATCGCGGCGGCATTGGCCGCGGCCGAAACCGGCGTGCGCGTCATCCTCGCCGACGAGCAGGCTGAGTTCGGCGGCAGCCTGCGTTTCGAGACCGGCGCGAAGATCGACGGACAGAACGGTTTCGCCTGGGCTCAAGCGACGGTGGCGAAGCTCGCCGCCATGGACAATGTCCGCGTGCTCTCGCGCACGACGGCCTTTGGCTACTACGCGCAGAATTTCGTCGGCCTGGTCGAGCGCGTCAGCGATCATCTGAAGGCCCCCGGCCATGATCTGCCGCGTGAGCGGCTGTGGCAGGTGCGTGCCAAGCGTGTTGTACTGGCCTCGGGCGCCATCGAGCGCCACATGGTGTTCGCCAACAATGACCGGCCCGGCATCATGCTGGCGGGCGCGGCGCGGACCTTCCTCAACCAGTATGGCGTGGCGGTCGGCAGGAATGTCGGCGTCTACACCGCCAATGATTCCGCTTACGCGGCGGCGATCGACCTGAAGAAGGCCGGCGTCAATGTCGCGGCGATCGTCGATCTGCGCGACAACCCGACAGGCCCGGTGATCGACGAGGCGAGGGCGCTCGGCATCGAGATCAATTTCGGCCGCGCTGTGATCCGCGCGGGCGGCAAATTGCGTGTATCCTCGATGACCGTACAGCCGAAGAATGGCGGCGGCGAACGTACCATTCCTGTCGACGCGATCCTGATGTCGGCCGGCTGGACGCCGTCGGTGCATCTGTTCTCGCAGTCGCGCGGCAAGGTCGCCTTCAACGACGAGACCAAGCGCTTCGTGCCGGGCACCTATGCGCAGGACTGCGTCTCGGTCGGCGCCTGCAATGGCACCGACGGCCTCTCGGCAACGGTTGACGAGGCCTATGCGGCCGGCGCCAAGGCGGCCAGGGATGCCGGCGCGAAGGATTCCAGCGCCAAGGCGGGCAAGGGCACGAAGCCGAAGGTCGACGCCTCGGAAAGCTGGTCGCGCGGCATGCTGGGTGCGGCACCCGGCGCCGGCCCGGACACGACGGTCAAGGCGTTCGTCGATTTCCAGAACGACGTCACCGCCAAGGACATCCGCCAGGCGGTGCATGAAGGCATGCGCTCGATCGAGCACGTCAAGCGCTTCACCACCAACGGCATGGCGACCGACCAGGGCAAGACCTCCAACATGCATGGGCTTGCGATTGCCGCCGAGACGCTGGGCAAGCCGATCCCCGAAGTCGGCCTGACCACCTTCCGCGCGCCCTATACGCCGGTCACCTTCGGCGCGATCGTCAGCCATGCGCGCGGTCCGCTGTTCGACCCGACGCGCAGGACGGCGACGCATCCGTGGGCCGAGGCGCAAGGTGCTGTGTTCGAGGATGTCGGCCAGTGGAAGCGTGCCTGGTATTTTCCCAGGGCCGGCGAGGACATGCATGCGGCGGTCGACCGCGAGTGCGTCGCGGTTCGCACGACGGCGGGCCTGTTCGATGCCTCGACGCTCGGCAAGATCGAAGTGGTCGGGCCGGACGCGGCCAAATTCATGGAACTGCTCTACACCAATCCGTGGGAGAAGCTGGAGCCCGGCCGTTGCCGCTATGGCATCATGCTGCGCGAGGACGGCTTCATCTATGATGACGGTGTCGTTGGCAGGCTGGCGCCTGACCGTTTCCATGTGACGACGACGACGGGCGGGGCGCCGCGCGTCATGAACCATATGGAAGACTATCTCCAGACAGAGTTCCCGCATCTGAATGTCTGGCTGACCTCGATCACCGAGCAGTGGGCTGTCATCGCGGTGCAGGGTCCCAAGTCGCGCGACATCATCGCGCCGCTGGTCGAAGGCATCGACATGTCGGATGAGGCGCTGCCGCATATGTCGGTGCGCGAAGGCAGGATCTGCGGTGTGCCGACAAGGCTGTTCCGCATGTCGTTCACCGGCGAGCGCGGCTTCGAGGTCAACGTGCCGGCCGACTACGGCCAGGCCGTGTGGGAAGCGCTGTGGGCCGAGGGCCAGAAACATGGCGCTGCCGCCTACGGGACCGAGGCGATGCACGTTCTGCGCGCCGAAAAGGGCTACATCATCGTCGGCCAGGATACGGACGGCACGGTGACGCCGAACGATGCCGGTCTTGACTGGGCGGTCGGCAAGAAGAAGGCCGATTTCGTCGGCATCAGGGGCATGGCGCGGCCGGATCTGGTCGCCAAGGGGCGCAAGCAGCTGGTCGGCCTGAAAACCAAGGACCCGAAGGTGGTGCTGGAGGAAGGCGCACAGATCGTCGAGGATCCCAAGCAGGCGATCCCGATGAAGATGATCGGCCATGTCACCTCCAGCTACTGGTCGCAGAATTGCGGCCGCTCGATCGCGCTGGCGCTGGTCGCCGGCGGCCGCGACCGGATGGGCGACACCCTCTATGTGCCGATGCCGAACGGGGTGATCGAAGTGGAGGTTACCGGCATGGTGTTCTTCGACGAGACGGGAGGCCGCCTCAATGGCTAA
- a CDS encoding sarcosine oxidase subunit gamma → MAKAAAKKTAAAASPSVDRRPALAGRATSGAGVKVEVLPPAERISLRAPEASVAALSKALGLALPRKPKTSVSKAGRTALWLGPDEWLVIDEAGKDPLADCAGVAALHSAVGISHRNVAISVAGAAAEAAINSGCPQDLSLDAFPVGAASRTILGKAEIVLLRTAEDAFRVECWRSFSDYVFTFLSEGARDAAG, encoded by the coding sequence ATGGCTAAGGCTGCTGCAAAGAAGACGGCTGCGGCCGCGTCGCCTTCGGTGGACCGCCGTCCGGCATTGGCCGGCCGCGCCACATCGGGGGCCGGCGTGAAGGTTGAAGTGCTGCCGCCGGCCGAGCGTATCTCGCTGCGGGCGCCTGAGGCATCGGTCGCGGCGCTTTCGAAGGCGCTTGGCCTGGCCTTGCCGAGGAAGCCGAAGACCTCGGTGTCGAAGGCGGGCCGCACCGCTCTGTGGCTCGGCCCAGACGAATGGCTTGTCATCGACGAGGCTGGCAAAGACCCGCTCGCTGATTGCGCAGGGGTTGCCGCGCTGCATTCGGCGGTCGGCATCTCGCATCGCAACGTCGCGATATCCGTCGCCGGTGCGGCGGCCGAAGCCGCGATCAATTCGGGCTGCCCGCAAGACCTTTCGCTCGACGCCTTCCCGGTGGGGGCGGCCTCGCGCACCATTCTCGGCAAGGCCGAGATCGTGCTGTTGCGCACGGCCGAGGACGCCTTCCGGGTCGAGTGCTGGCGTTCTTTCTCGGACTATGTCTTTACTTTCCTGTCCGAGGGAGCCCGCGACGCGGCTGGCTGA
- a CDS encoding ThuA domain-containing protein: MPIKAVVWGENVHEQTNAAVRDLYPLTMHGTIAAALNQDQGIEATTATLQEPEHGLNEKRLAATDVLLWWGHAAHGEVKDEIVERVQKRVWEGMGLIVLHSGHYSKIFKRLMGTPCSLKWREAGERERVWAINRGHPIAQGIGECLEIGETEMYGEPFAVPEPLETVFISWYEGGEVFRSGLTYQRGAGRIFYFSPGHETYPIYHNEGVQQVLRNAVHWAHNPAPAWSGITNAPNVPTDKAKEKIEQKGLRLHADGDKGLS; this comes from the coding sequence ATGCCGATAAAAGCTGTCGTCTGGGGCGAGAACGTCCATGAGCAGACCAATGCCGCCGTGCGCGACCTCTATCCCCTGACCATGCATGGCACGATTGCCGCGGCGCTCAACCAGGACCAGGGCATCGAGGCCACCACCGCAACTCTGCAGGAACCCGAACACGGTTTGAACGAGAAGCGCCTCGCCGCCACCGATGTGCTTTTGTGGTGGGGGCATGCCGCGCATGGCGAGGTCAAGGACGAGATCGTCGAGCGGGTGCAGAAGCGGGTCTGGGAAGGGATGGGGCTGATCGTGCTGCATTCCGGCCATTACTCGAAGATCTTCAAGCGGCTGATGGGCACGCCCTGTTCGCTGAAATGGCGCGAGGCGGGCGAACGCGAGCGCGTCTGGGCGATCAATCGCGGCCACCCGATCGCGCAAGGCATCGGCGAATGCCTGGAGATCGGCGAAACGGAAATGTATGGCGAGCCGTTCGCGGTGCCGGAGCCGCTGGAGACGGTGTTCATCTCCTGGTACGAGGGCGGCGAGGTGTTCCGGTCCGGGCTGACCTATCAGCGCGGCGCGGGCCGCATCTTCTATTTCTCGCCCGGCCACGAGACCTATCCGATCTATCACAATGAGGGCGTGCAGCAGGTGCTGCGTAATGCGGTGCACTGGGCGCACAATCCGGCGCCCGCATGGTCGGGCATCACCAATGCGCCCAACGTGCCGACGGACAAGGCCAAGGAGAAGATCGAGCAGAAGGGCCTGCGCCTGCATGCCGATGGCGACAAGGGTCTGAGTTAA
- a CDS encoding Gfo/Idh/MocA family protein: protein MHRLLLLGTGWIAGHHIEEFAKVPGCSIVACVDQLPGRAAAFAAANEIGVSFESLEAAIAWGDFDAAINATPDGVHKATTLALLAAGKHVFCEKPLAPNHADALAMTEAAEAAGLVNMVNLTYRNSPAIQEARRLVLAGAIGELRHVEASYKQSWLVSKSWGDWRVEDKWLWRLSSRHGSTGVLGDVGIHILDFATYGAAQDIVSLHADLVTFPKADGNRIGDYVLDANDSVAMTARLTSGTLATIMASRYTTGHGNDLSLALHGTRGALKVETDGKAARLSACLGEDVDVQLWRELALPDVKRNAQRFADALDSRQNGDPSFRRAADMQRLIDAAFESSAAKLPITTG, encoded by the coding sequence ATGCATCGCCTGCTCTTGCTCGGCACCGGCTGGATCGCCGGACATCATATCGAAGAGTTCGCAAAGGTTCCTGGCTGCAGCATTGTCGCCTGTGTCGATCAGCTGCCTGGCCGCGCGGCGGCCTTTGCCGCTGCCAACGAGATCGGCGTTTCTTTCGAGAGCCTTGAAGCGGCGATCGCCTGGGGCGATTTCGACGCCGCCATCAACGCCACTCCGGACGGTGTGCATAAGGCGACGACGCTGGCGCTGCTTGCCGCGGGAAAACATGTCTTTTGCGAAAAGCCGCTGGCACCGAACCATGCCGATGCGCTTGCCATGACCGAAGCGGCCGAGGCCGCCGGCCTCGTCAACATGGTCAATCTCACCTACCGCAATTCACCGGCGATCCAGGAAGCACGGCGTCTGGTGTTGGCGGGCGCGATCGGCGAATTGCGCCATGTCGAGGCGAGCTACAAGCAGAGCTGGCTGGTCAGCAAATCCTGGGGGGACTGGCGCGTCGAGGACAAATGGCTGTGGCGCCTGTCGAGCCGGCACGGTTCAACCGGGGTTCTGGGCGATGTCGGCATCCACATCCTGGACTTCGCCACCTATGGCGCGGCCCAGGATATTGTCAGCCTGCACGCCGATCTGGTGACGTTTCCGAAGGCCGACGGCAACCGGATCGGCGACTATGTGCTGGACGCCAATGACAGTGTGGCGATGACGGCACGGCTGACATCCGGCACGCTGGCGACGATCATGGCGAGCCGCTACACAACCGGCCATGGCAATGATTTGTCGCTGGCGCTGCATGGCACCAGAGGAGCGCTCAAGGTCGAGACCGATGGCAAGGCGGCGCGGCTGTCGGCGTGCCTGGGAGAGGACGTCGATGTTCAGCTCTGGCGAGAGCTGGCCCTGCCGGATGTCAAGCGCAACGCCCAGCGCTTCGCCGATGCGCTGGATAGCCGGCAGAACGGCGATCCGTCCTTCCGGCGCGCCGCCGACATGCAGAGGCTGATCGACGCTGCCTTTGAGAGTTCAGCTGCCAAGCTGCCGATTACAACCGGCTGA
- a CDS encoding DUF680 domain-containing protein: MKKTLLTLAAVLALSGSAFAAGATQPVKHLPAATCVDTRTNVKLDCASTGSVEKKAATENKAEGKGPRLGISINPWIVPSAF, from the coding sequence ATGAAAAAGACGCTCCTCACCCTCGCCGCCGTGCTGGCCCTTTCCGGCTCGGCCTTCGCCGCCGGTGCCACCCAGCCGGTCAAGCACCTGCCGGCCGCGACCTGCGTCGACACCAGGACCAATGTGAAGCTCGATTGCGCATCGACCGGCTCGGTCGAGAAGAAGGCCGCCACGGAAAACAAGGCCGAAGGCAAGGGCCCGCGCCTTGGCATCAGCATCAATCCCTGGATCGTGCCTAGCGCGTTCTAA
- a CDS encoding TetR/AcrR family transcriptional regulator → MPPSVQKRREKQKAELRSELLEAAHKLVQEEGYEGLTIRKLAKRVGYAPMSVYSYFADKQDILFALAEDAFETLARRIEGHSSDDPIEALQAVMTEYAAFGLGNPNEYRTVFMTEKTTPPEGRSFEEMHEANPAMKALITRVEACVAAGKLQGDPRAIATMLWAVGHGTISLLITFPFYPFGDPHAFVKRMCDFQLAALSTQNVPPLTDTPVNC, encoded by the coding sequence TTGCCGCCGAGCGTCCAGAAACGCCGCGAAAAACAAAAGGCCGAACTGCGCTCCGAACTGCTCGAAGCCGCGCACAAGCTTGTCCAGGAAGAAGGCTATGAGGGCCTGACCATCCGCAAGCTGGCGAAGCGGGTCGGCTATGCGCCGATGTCGGTCTATTCCTATTTCGCCGACAAGCAGGACATCCTGTTTGCACTTGCCGAAGACGCCTTCGAGACGCTTGCCCGCCGCATCGAGGGGCACTCGTCAGATGATCCGATCGAAGCCCTGCAGGCGGTGATGACTGAATATGCAGCTTTCGGCCTCGGCAATCCCAATGAATACCGCACCGTTTTCATGACCGAAAAGACCACGCCACCGGAAGGCCGGAGTTTTGAAGAAATGCACGAGGCCAACCCGGCGATGAAGGCGCTGATCACGCGAGTCGAAGCCTGCGTCGCCGCCGGAAAATTGCAAGGCGATCCACGCGCCATCGCCACCATGCTGTGGGCGGTCGGCCACGGCACGATCTCGTTGCTGATCACCTTTCCCTTCTATCCCTTCGGCGACCCGCATGCCTTCGTGAAACGCATGTGCGATTTCCAACTGGCCGCACTCAGCACGCAGAACGTGCCGCCATTGACCGACACACCGGTCAACTGCTGA
- a CDS encoding SDR family NAD(P)-dependent oxidoreductase: protein MGRFDGATVLITGAAGGLGRGAAKGFAAEGARLVLSDIDERGLADLAASLPAETAILAGNIADEKLSEDLVGLAVEKFGRLDVAVNNAGIVQSFVRLPQVPSDEARRVLEIDLLGVFYAMKHQIPQMERQFKATAKGGAIVNIASVAGLVGAPKLSVYAAAKHGVVGLTKSAAAEYATKGVRINAICPAHTRTAMVDSFVRVSGAPEAEALAELTRGVPMKRVAEVDEVITAILFAAAPANSFMTGHALAIDGGVGAI from the coding sequence ATGGGCCGCTTTGACGGAGCAACGGTGCTGATCACGGGTGCCGCCGGCGGGCTCGGCCGTGGTGCCGCGAAAGGCTTTGCCGCCGAGGGTGCGCGGCTGGTGCTGTCGGACATCGACGAAAGGGGGCTCGCCGATCTTGCAGCTTCCTTGCCGGCTGAAACGGCGATCCTGGCCGGCAACATCGCGGACGAGAAACTGTCCGAGGATCTGGTCGGGCTGGCGGTCGAGAAATTCGGCCGGCTGGATGTCGCCGTCAACAATGCTGGCATTGTCCAGAGTTTCGTGCGCCTGCCACAGGTGCCGTCGGACGAAGCCCGCCGCGTGCTTGAGATCGACCTGCTCGGCGTCTTCTATGCCATGAAGCACCAGATCCCGCAGATGGAGCGGCAGTTCAAGGCTACGGCCAAGGGCGGCGCCATCGTCAATATTGCCTCGGTTGCCGGACTGGTCGGCGCGCCAAAGCTCTCGGTCTACGCGGCAGCCAAGCATGGCGTCGTCGGGTTGACCAAATCGGCGGCGGCCGAATACGCGACCAAGGGTGTGCGCATCAACGCCATCTGCCCTGCCCACACCAGGACGGCGATGGTCGATAGTTTCGTGCGCGTCTCCGGCGCGCCGGAGGCAGAGGCGTTGGCCGAACTGACACGCGGTGTGCCGATGAAACGCGTGGCTGAAGTCGATGAAGTCATCACCGCCATCCTGTTCGCCGCCGCCCCGGCCAATTCCTTCATGACCGGCCACGCGCTGGCCATCGACGGCGGCGTCGGCGCCATCTGA
- a CDS encoding phosphotransferase, with protein sequence MSDANALDQAALAPYLEAHIHGFAGLRSIEKFKSGQSNPTYLLTADSGRYVLRAKPPGQLLKSAHQVDREFRVMKALAGTAVPVPAMLHLSAEDSPIGRMFYVMDFLDGRIFWDPALPEGRDNDERAAIYDAMNGTLAALHDVDVEAVGLGDFGRPGNYFERQLARWTSQYRASETGTIADMDRLIAWLETHMPADDGLISLVHGDYRLDNLIFAPDQPRVLAVLDWELSTSGHPFADIAYQCMQWRLPHASGFRGLGGIDRAALGLPSEEAYVAAYCRRRGLTGIGNWTFFLAFSFFRLAAICQGVYKRALDGNASNPEKARTYGEAVKLLSHLAAKLIEKQR encoded by the coding sequence ATGAGCGACGCCAACGCGCTCGACCAGGCAGCGCTTGCGCCTTATCTTGAAGCGCATATCCATGGTTTTGCCGGGCTTCGTTCAATCGAAAAGTTCAAATCCGGCCAGTCGAACCCGACCTATCTGCTGACAGCGGACAGTGGCCGCTATGTGCTGCGTGCCAAGCCGCCGGGCCAATTGCTGAAATCGGCGCATCAAGTCGACCGCGAATTCCGGGTGATGAAGGCGCTTGCCGGCACCGCCGTACCGGTGCCCGCAATGCTGCATCTGTCGGCGGAGGACTCGCCGATCGGCCGCATGTTCTACGTCATGGATTTCCTCGACGGCCGCATCTTCTGGGATCCGGCGCTGCCCGAGGGGCGCGACAATGACGAGCGCGCCGCGATCTACGACGCCATGAACGGAACGCTCGCGGCCCTGCACGACGTCGATGTCGAGGCCGTGGGTCTCGGCGATTTCGGCCGGCCGGGCAATTATTTCGAGCGGCAGCTGGCGCGTTGGACCAGCCAGTATCGTGCCTCGGAGACCGGCACCATTGCCGACATGGACCGGCTGATTGCCTGGCTGGAAACGCACATGCCCGCGGATGACGGCCTGATATCGCTGGTGCATGGCGACTACCGGCTGGACAATCTGATCTTCGCGCCGGACCAGCCAAGGGTATTGGCGGTGCTCGACTGGGAACTGTCGACATCAGGCCACCCCTTCGCCGACATCGCCTATCAATGCATGCAATGGCGTCTGCCACATGCTTCCGGCTTTCGCGGCCTGGGCGGTATCGACCGCGCCGCGCTCGGGCTACCCTCCGAGGAGGCATACGTCGCCGCCTATTGCCGGCGGCGCGGGCTCACCGGCATCGGCAACTGGACCTTCTTCCTCGCCTTCTCCTTCTTCCGGTTGGCGGCGATCTGCCAGGGCGTCTACAAGCGCGCGCTGGACGGCAACGCCTCCAATCCCGAAAAGGCCAGAACCTATGGCGAGGCGGTGAAGCTGCTTTCGCATCTCGCCGCCAAACTGATCGAGAAGCAGAGATGA
- a CDS encoding MaoC family dehydratase, whose translation MSVEPISLDVLLASVGKEVGVSPWRVVTQRMIDQFADATDDHQFIHCDPERAKRETPFGGTIAHGFLSLSLLSAMTFETMPPLENGKMGVNHGFDSLRFLAPVKTGARIRTRFVLADVKVRPSGWVQTAHDVTIEIEGSKKPALTARWLTLTLIERQPETA comes from the coding sequence ATGAGCGTGGAACCAATCAGTCTCGATGTGCTTCTGGCCAGTGTCGGCAAGGAAGTCGGCGTCTCACCGTGGCGGGTGGTCACGCAACGCATGATCGACCAGTTCGCCGACGCCACCGACGACCACCAGTTCATCCACTGCGACCCCGAGCGGGCCAAGCGCGAAACGCCGTTCGGCGGCACCATCGCGCATGGCTTCCTGTCGCTGTCGCTGCTTTCGGCGATGACGTTCGAGACCATGCCGCCGTTGGAGAACGGCAAGATGGGCGTCAACCATGGCTTCGATTCGCTGCGCTTCCTGGCGCCGGTGAAGACGGGCGCCCGCATCCGCACCCGTTTCGTGCTGGCCGATGTCAAGGTGAGACCCTCAGGTTGGGTGCAGACGGCACACGACGTGACGATCGAGATCGAGGGCTCGAAGAAGCCGGCGCTGACCGCTCGCTGGCTGACGCTGACCCTGATCGAACGCCAGCCCGAGACCGCATGA